A single genomic interval of Aythya fuligula isolate bAytFul2 chromosome 28, bAytFul2.pri, whole genome shotgun sequence harbors:
- the TXNIP gene encoding thioredoxin-interacting protein, with amino-acid sequence MVMFKKVKTFLLTFSEPEKAYCSGEKVAGRVLVEVAEVTRVSAVKVLACGVAKVNWAKGSQQCRQEMEYLRFEDVLTLEEQPTDGDGSVILRPGNKYEYKFGFELPQGPLGTSFKGKYGCVDYWVKAFLERPSFPTQETKKCFEVMDPVDVNTPELLSPVAAKKEKKVSCMFIPDGRVSVSAQIDRKGFCEGDEICINADFENTCSRIVVPKAAIVAKHTYLANGQTKVFTQKLSCVRGNHIISGMSESWRGKTIRVKKLKPSILGCNILRVEYFLQIYVSVPGSKKIILELPLVIGSRSGIGSRSSSMASQTSSEMSWVDLNLPDAPEAPPCYLDIVPEDHRLESPTTPLLDDPDSFDSPIFMYAPEFKFMPPPTYTEVDPCVANNNVQ; translated from the exons ATGGTGATGTTCAAGAAAGTCAAGACCTTCCTCCTGACCTTCAGCGAGCCTGAGAAGGCATATTGTAGTGGGGAGAAGGTGGCCGGCCGTGTGCTGGTGGAGGTGGCCGAGGTGACTCGCGTCAGCGCCGTCAAGGTGCTGGCCTGCGGGGTGGCCAAAGTCAACTGGGCCAAGGGCTCCCAGCAGTGCAGGCAGGAGATGGAATATCTGCGCTTTGAGGACGTCCTGACCCTGGAGGAACAGCCCACAG ATGGGGATGGTTCCGTAATCCTGAGACCTGGGAACAAATACGAGTACAAATTCGGATTCGAGCTTCCCCAGGG GCCTCTTGGTACAAGCTTCAAGGGGAAGTACGGCTGCGTGGATTACTGGGTGAAGGCCTTCCTCGAGCGCCCGTCCTTTCCCACCCAGGAGACAAAGAAATGCTTCGAGGTCATGGACCCCGTTGATGTGAAcaccccagagctgctg TCCCCAGTGGCTGccaagaaggagaagaaggtgTCCTGCATGTTCATTCCTGATGGCCGCGTGTCAGTCAGCGCCCAGATCGACAGGAAGGGCTTCTGTGAAG gtgATGAGATTTGCATCAACGCCGACTTCGAGAACACCTGCTCCCGCATCGTGGTGCCCAAAGCAGCCATCGTCGCCAAGCACACCTACCTGGCCAACGGGCAAACCAAGGTGTTCACCCAGAAGCTCTCCTGCGTCCGGGGCAACCACATCATCTCGGGCATGTCGGAGTCTTGGCGGGGCAAAACCATCCGAGTCAAGAAGCTGAAGCCTTCCATCCTGGGCTGCAACATCCTGCGCGTGGAGTATTTCCTGCAG ATCTACGTCAGCGTCCCGGGTTCCAAAAAGATCATTTTGGAGCTGCCCCTCGTCATCGGCAGCCGCTCGGGCATCGGGAGCCGCAGCTCCAGCATGGCCAGCCAGACCAGCTCCGAGATGAGCTGGGTGGACCTCAACCTGCCGGATGCTCCAGAAG CACCCCCTTGCTACCTGGACATCGTGCCTGAAGACCACCGCCTGGAGAGCCCGACCACCCCTCTCCTCGACGACCCCGACAGCTTCGACAGCCCCATCTTCATGTACGCCCCCGAGTTCAAGTTCATGCCGCCGCCCACCTACACCGAG GTGGATCCCTGCGTCGCCAACAACAACGTGCAGTGA
- the HJV gene encoding hemojuvelin: MGKAACRKSPGQLESPGFFLPALFLLLLFFCRHVSSQCKILRCNSEYVAATLNLRGSGRTAAYCNALRSYSHCTRKTARTCRGDLAFHSAVHGIEDLMIQNNCSKEGPTSPPRPRPPAPNHQGFESLDICDYEKSFLYKHGRPPSYQHCAAFGDPHIRTFHDDFHTCRVEGSWPLLDNDYLFVQATSAPVAKGSNATVTSKLTIIFKNMKECIDQKVYQAEIGNLPAAFEDGSVNGGERPGGGSLAIRELSPGRHVEIRAQYIGTTIAVRQAGRQLSFSIRAAEEVARAFTEEQDLQLCVGGCPRSQRISRSECCSRGRGAAEEARALCKEMLPVEDVYFQSCVFDVVTSGDANFTMAAHGALEDARVFLPDAEKLHIFQAGAGCPHASPSFLLLLLLLAASLWALQSHF, from the exons ATGGGGAAAGCTGCCTGCCGTAAGAGCCCCGGGCAGCTGGAGAGCCCCGGCTTCTTCCTCCCAgcgctcttcctcctcctcctcttcttctgcagGCATG TTTCTTCCCAGTGCAAGATCCTGCGCTGCAACTCCGAGTACGTGGCGGCCACCCTCAACCTGCGGGGCTCCGGCAGGACGGCGGCGTACTGCAACGCCCTCCGCTCCTACTCCCACTGCACCCGCAAGACGGCTCGCACGTGCCGGGGCGACCTGGCCTTCCACTCCGCCGTCCACGGCATCGAGGACCTGATGATCCAGAACAACTGCTCCAAAGAGGGCCCCAcgtcccccccccggccccggcccccggctcCCAACCACCAGGGCTTCGAGTCTCTGGATATCTGCGACTACGAGAAGAGTTTCCTCTACAAGCACGGCCGGCCCCCCAGCTACCAGCACTGCGCGGCTTTCGGGGACCCCCACATCCGCACCTTCCACGACGACTTCCACACTTGCCGGGTGGAGGGCTCCTGGCCCCTCTTGGACAATGATTATTTGTTCGTGCAAGCCACCAGCGCCCCGGTGGCCAAGGGCTCCAACGCTACGGTCACGAGCAAG ctcacCATCATCTTCAAGAACATGAAGGAGTGCATCGACCAGAAGGTCTACCAGGCCGAGATCGGCAACCTGCCCGCGGCCTTCGAGGACGGCTCGGTGAACGGCGGCGAGAGGCCGGGAGGCGGCAGCTTGGCCATCCGGGAGCTCAGCCCCGGGCGGCACGTGGAGATCCGGGCCCAGTACATCGGCACCACCATCGCCGTCCGCCAGGCCGGCCGCCAGCTCTCCTTCTCCATCCGGGCGGCCGAGGAGGTGGCACGCGCCTTCACGGAGGAGCAGGACCTGCAGCTCTGCGTGGGGGGCTGCCCCCGCAGCCAACGCATCTCCCGCAGCGAGTGCTGCTCTCGAGGCCGGGGGGCGGCCGAGGAGGCCCGGGCGCTCTGCAAGGAGATGCTGCCGGTGGAGGACGTCTACTTCCAGTCCTGCGTCTTCGACGTGGTGACCTCCGGGGATGCCAACTTCACCATGGCGGCCCACGGAGCCCTGGAGGATGCCAGGGTCTTCCTGCCCGACGCTGAGAAGCTGCACATCTTCCAGGCCGGGGCGGGCTGCCCGCAcgcctctccttccttcctcctcctcctcctcctcctcgccgctAGCCTTTGGGCTCTGCAGTCGCACTTTTAA